The Streptomyces sp. SS1-1 genome has a segment encoding these proteins:
- a CDS encoding ArsR/SmtB family transcription factor, giving the protein MSTPLYQLKAEFFKTLGHPARIRVLELLSEREHAVAEMLPEVGIEPPHLSQQLAVLRRANLVVTRREGATVYYSLATPQVAELLRVARTILSGVLTGQAELLADLQAGTEPGPPS; this is encoded by the coding sequence GTGAGCACGCCGCTGTACCAACTGAAGGCGGAGTTCTTCAAGACGCTCGGGCACCCGGCCCGCATCCGCGTCCTGGAACTGCTCAGCGAACGCGAGCACGCGGTGGCCGAGATGCTGCCCGAGGTGGGCATCGAACCCCCGCACCTCTCCCAGCAACTGGCGGTCCTGCGCCGCGCCAACCTCGTCGTGACCCGCAGGGAGGGCGCCACCGTCTACTACTCCCTGGCCACCCCCCAGGTCGCCGAACTCCTCCGCGTCGCCCGGACGATCCTCTCCGGCGTCCTGACAGGTCAGGCCGAACTCCTGGCAGACCTCCAGGCGGGCACGGAGCCGGGCCCGCCGTCCTGA
- the adh gene encoding aldehyde dehydrogenase, translated as MTRYAAPGTDGAIVSYQARYDHFIGGEYVPPSRGQYFENPSPVTGQPFTEIARGTAEDVERALDAAHAAAPAWGRASVAERAGILLKIADRMEANLERLAVAESWENGKPVRETLAADIPLAIDHFRYFAGTIRAQEGTLGEVDDDTVAYHFHEPLGVVAQIIPWNFPILMATWKLAPALAAGNAVVLKPAEQTPASIHYWLSLVADLLPPGVVNIVNGFGVEAGKPLASSPRVAKVAFTGETTTGRLIMQYASENITPVTLELGGKSPNIFFDDVWSAADDFRDKALEGFTMFALNQGEVCTCPSRALVQRGSYAEFMEAAVARTEQIKTGHPLDTDTMIGAQASNDQLEKILSYLDIGRQEGAKVLTGGERLEHEGELKGGYYVQPTIFEGDNRMRIFQEEIFGPVVSVTSFDDFDDAIKIANDTLYGLGAGVWTRDVNTAYRAGRAIQAGRVWTNCYHAYPAHAAFGGYKGSGIGRETHKMMLEHYQQTKNLLVSYSPKKLGFF; from the coding sequence ATGACCCGTTACGCGGCGCCCGGCACCGACGGCGCGATCGTCTCCTACCAGGCGCGTTACGACCACTTCATCGGCGGTGAGTACGTGCCGCCGAGCCGGGGGCAGTACTTCGAGAACCCGTCGCCGGTGACCGGTCAGCCGTTCACCGAGATCGCGCGGGGCACGGCGGAGGACGTGGAGCGGGCGCTCGACGCGGCGCACGCGGCCGCTCCGGCGTGGGGGCGTGCCTCGGTCGCCGAGCGGGCCGGGATCCTGCTGAAGATCGCCGATCGTATGGAGGCCAACCTGGAGCGGCTGGCCGTCGCCGAGAGCTGGGAGAACGGCAAGCCGGTGCGGGAGACGCTGGCGGCGGACATCCCGCTGGCCATCGACCACTTCCGCTACTTCGCGGGCACGATCCGGGCGCAGGAGGGCACGCTCGGCGAGGTGGACGACGACACGGTGGCGTACCACTTCCATGAGCCGTTGGGCGTGGTCGCGCAGATCATCCCGTGGAACTTCCCGATCCTGATGGCGACCTGGAAGCTGGCGCCGGCGCTGGCGGCGGGCAACGCGGTGGTGCTCAAGCCGGCCGAGCAGACCCCGGCGTCCATCCACTACTGGCTCAGCCTGGTCGCCGATCTGCTGCCGCCCGGCGTGGTGAACATCGTCAACGGCTTCGGCGTGGAGGCGGGCAAGCCGCTGGCGTCCAGCCCCCGGGTGGCCAAGGTGGCGTTCACCGGCGAGACCACCACGGGCCGGCTGATCATGCAGTACGCGTCGGAGAACATCACGCCGGTGACCCTGGAACTCGGCGGGAAGTCCCCGAACATCTTCTTCGACGACGTCTGGTCGGCCGCCGACGACTTCCGGGACAAAGCACTCGAGGGCTTCACGATGTTCGCCCTCAACCAGGGCGAGGTCTGCACGTGCCCGTCCCGGGCGCTGGTGCAGCGCGGCAGCTACGCGGAGTTCATGGAGGCCGCGGTCGCGCGGACCGAACAGATCAAGACCGGTCACCCGCTGGACACGGACACGATGATCGGCGCGCAGGCGTCCAACGACCAGTTGGAGAAGATCCTTTCCTACCTCGACATCGGCCGGCAGGAGGGGGCGAAGGTCCTCACGGGTGGCGAACGGCTGGAGCACGAGGGCGAGTTGAAGGGCGGCTACTACGTCCAGCCGACCATCTTCGAGGGCGACAACCGCATGCGGATCTTCCAGGAGGAGATCTTCGGTCCGGTCGTGTCGGTGACGTCGTTCGACGACTTCGACGACGCCATCAAGATCGCCAACGACACGCTGTACGGCCTGGGCGCGGGCGTGTGGACCCGGGACGTCAACACCGCGTACCGGGCGGGCCGGGCCATCCAGGCGGGCCGTGTGTGGACGAACTGCTACCACGCGTATCCGGCACATGCCGCTTTCGGCGGGTACAAGGGGTCCGGGATCGGCCGCGAGACGCACAAGATGATGCTGGAGCACTACCAGCAGACGAAGAACCTCCTGGTGTCGTACTCCCCGAAGAAGCTCGGCTTCTTCTAG
- a CDS encoding GAF domain-containing protein translates to MSDPWVALEPGTDPAEHVRVLRRAHETFTAVGTVPRPVRAVVADSWRRSARAGVGPDGTASVELADGDLGAYRAEHPLARVMPLFRELMGTFAADGEHLLAVCDAHGRLLWVEGHPATRRKADRMNFVPGARWAETAVGTNAPGTAVAVDRPVQVFAAEHFIRRVQPWTCAAAPVHDPRTGRVLGAVDITGGDGLAHPHSLGFVQAVARAAESHLALLGPQDDPVGGAPELTALGRDEAQLLVGGRRIRLSRRHSEILVLLARHPEGLTGDELQCALYEDESVTPVTLRAELARLRRTLGPSLLGSRPYRLMVPVESDVAVVERRLEAGAVTAAATAYAGPLLPGSQAPAVVRLRRRLADGLRTALIARRDPDMLADWAHAPWGEDDLDVWRALAAVRPTPAVRSRLAALERELTAGPVREHRSPW, encoded by the coding sequence GTGTCCGATCCGTGGGTGGCCCTGGAGCCGGGGACCGACCCTGCCGAACATGTCCGGGTGCTGCGTCGTGCCCATGAGACCTTCACCGCGGTGGGCACCGTGCCCAGGCCCGTGCGTGCCGTGGTGGCGGACTCGTGGCGGCGTTCCGCGCGGGCCGGAGTCGGACCGGACGGCACGGCGAGCGTGGAGCTGGCGGACGGCGACCTCGGCGCCTACCGGGCGGAGCATCCGCTGGCGCGGGTGATGCCGCTGTTCCGGGAGCTGATGGGCACGTTCGCCGCCGACGGCGAGCATCTGCTCGCGGTGTGCGACGCGCACGGCCGGCTGCTGTGGGTCGAGGGGCATCCGGCGACCCGGCGCAAGGCGGACCGGATGAACTTCGTGCCGGGCGCGCGCTGGGCGGAGACCGCCGTGGGGACGAACGCGCCGGGGACGGCGGTCGCCGTCGACCGTCCGGTGCAGGTGTTCGCGGCGGAGCACTTCATCCGCCGGGTGCAGCCCTGGACCTGTGCGGCGGCGCCCGTGCACGACCCGCGGACGGGGCGGGTCCTCGGTGCGGTGGACATCACCGGCGGGGACGGGCTCGCGCATCCGCACAGTCTCGGGTTCGTGCAGGCGGTCGCGCGGGCGGCGGAGTCGCATCTGGCGCTGCTGGGTCCCCAGGACGACCCGGTCGGCGGCGCACCGGAACTGACGGCGCTGGGCCGGGACGAGGCGCAGCTCCTCGTCGGGGGCCGCAGGATCAGGCTGAGCCGGCGGCACAGCGAGATCCTGGTGCTGCTGGCACGGCACCCGGAGGGGCTGACCGGCGACGAGCTGCAGTGCGCCCTGTACGAGGACGAGTCGGTGACGCCGGTGACCCTCCGCGCCGAACTGGCCCGGCTGCGGCGGACGTTGGGGCCTTCGTTGCTGGGTTCGCGGCCCTACCGGCTGATGGTGCCGGTGGAGTCGGACGTGGCGGTCGTCGAACGGCGGCTGGAGGCTGGCGCGGTCACCGCCGCGGCGACGGCGTACGCCGGTCCGCTGCTGCCGGGCTCGCAGGCACCGGCGGTGGTACGGCTCAGGCGCCGACTGGCCGACGGTCTGCGGACGGCGCTGATCGCCCGCCGCGACCCGGACATGCTGGCGGACTGGGCGCACGCACCGTGGGGCGAGGACGACCTGGACGTGTGGCGGGCGCTGGCGGCGGTCCGGCCGACACCCGCCGTACGGTCGCGGCTGGCCGCGCTGGAGCGCGAACTGACCGCCGGGCCCGTGCGGGAGCACCGTTCGCCGTGGTGA
- a CDS encoding SWF or SNF family helicase, whose protein sequence is MTGHEDPTAGHGSDVERTFAAFPPARGRGFAVTWWGQAWLTALEESALDLQQLKAGRRLARAGAVGAVSVRPGRITAMVRGRDRTAHRADVLVEPLTERQWERFLDMTVERAGHVAALLDREMPPHLVEDASVTGIDLLPGMGDLEPECACDAWDHCEHTAALCYQVARLLDADPFVLFLMRGRAEQALLADLQARGDTASADGVRDSSASPSPPGVDALEAYSTGDILPPLPALPGLPAEPGTPPSLDTEAVPDADVDPDALEVLAAATAVEAHRMLAEALRDAPRDPAVASELTLAQDAVRLAAGTSDTRVTERLADGSGRGRDGLDVAVRAWRLGGEAALRVLDETWTVEGETLARACAALKAAWDEDERPPLRRDGNRWTTMDGSPGQLRLGRDGRWWPYRAEAGRWVPVGAPARDPATALAAAEADGVGPQPDRAEESEGR, encoded by the coding sequence ATGACCGGGCACGAGGACCCGACGGCCGGTCACGGCTCCGACGTGGAACGCACCTTCGCCGCGTTCCCTCCCGCGCGTGGGAGGGGCTTCGCCGTCACCTGGTGGGGGCAGGCCTGGCTGACGGCGTTGGAGGAGTCGGCACTCGACCTCCAGCAGCTCAAGGCGGGCCGCAGGCTCGCGCGGGCGGGCGCCGTCGGTGCCGTGTCGGTGCGTCCCGGGCGCATCACGGCCATGGTGCGGGGCCGCGACCGTACGGCGCACCGGGCGGACGTCCTCGTTGAGCCGCTGACGGAGCGCCAGTGGGAGCGTTTCCTGGACATGACCGTGGAACGGGCGGGGCATGTCGCGGCCCTCCTGGACCGTGAGATGCCCCCGCATCTGGTGGAGGACGCCTCGGTGACGGGGATCGACCTGCTGCCCGGCATGGGTGACCTGGAGCCCGAGTGCGCCTGCGACGCCTGGGACCACTGCGAGCACACGGCCGCCCTCTGCTACCAGGTGGCACGGCTGCTGGACGCCGACCCGTTCGTCCTGTTCCTGATGCGTGGGCGCGCTGAACAAGCCCTCCTGGCCGACCTCCAGGCCCGCGGCGACACGGCATCCGCCGACGGGGTACGGGACTCCTCCGCGTCCCCCTCGCCGCCAGGGGTGGACGCCCTGGAGGCGTACTCGACCGGCGACATCCTGCCGCCGCTGCCCGCCCTGCCCGGACTGCCGGCCGAACCGGGGACGCCGCCCTCACTGGACACCGAGGCCGTGCCGGACGCGGACGTAGACCCCGACGCCCTGGAGGTCCTGGCCGCCGCCACAGCCGTCGAGGCGCACCGCATGCTCGCGGAAGCGTTGCGGGACGCCCCGCGAGACCCGGCCGTCGCCTCGGAGTTGACGCTCGCCCAGGACGCGGTGCGCCTCGCCGCGGGCACGTCGGACACACGCGTGACCGAGCGGCTGGCCGACGGTTCGGGGCGTGGACGCGACGGACTGGACGTGGCCGTACGCGCGTGGCGGCTCGGCGGGGAGGCCGCCCTGCGCGTGCTCGACGAGACGTGGACGGTGGAGGGCGAGACACTGGCACGCGCGTGTGCCGCCCTGAAGGCCGCCTGGGACGAGGACGAACGGCCGCCGCTGCGCCGGGACGGGAACCGGTGGACCACCATGGACGGCTCGCCCGGTCAGCTACGCCTCGGACGGGACGGACGCTGGTGGCCCTACCGGGCGGAAGCGGGCCGATGGGTGCCCGTGGGAGCGCCCGCGCGGGATCCGGCGACGGCACTGGCCGCCGCGGAAGCCGACGGCGTCGGTCCTCAGCCGGACCGCGCGGAGGAGAGCGAGGGCCGCTGA
- a CDS encoding N-acetylmuramoyl-L-alanine amidase → MERVRTHPSRRRVLQGTALAAVPYALLPEQRAGAHVPGPDQPSAEWRPAGRACYSVAHPGTLRTVDRVIIHMTQTMYRKTLFLFEAGRKKVSAHYVVRSADGHTSQCVRESDIAWHAGNWEYNERSIGIEHEGWVDEPSYFTDVMYEASARLTAAICARHGIPTDRTHIIGHHEVPGSDHTDPGPHWDWARYIRLVRAA, encoded by the coding sequence ATGGAGCGCGTACGCACCCACCCCAGCAGACGTCGCGTCCTGCAGGGAACCGCACTCGCCGCCGTCCCGTACGCCCTGCTCCCCGAGCAGCGGGCCGGTGCGCATGTTCCCGGGCCGGACCAGCCCTCCGCCGAGTGGCGGCCGGCCGGCAGGGCCTGCTACTCCGTCGCGCACCCGGGGACGCTCCGCACGGTCGACCGGGTGATCATCCACATGACACAGACCATGTACCGAAAGACCCTGTTCCTCTTCGAGGCCGGGCGGAAGAAGGTGTCCGCGCACTACGTCGTCCGGTCCGCCGACGGGCACACCTCGCAGTGTGTCCGCGAGTCCGACATCGCCTGGCACGCGGGGAACTGGGAGTACAACGAGCGCAGTATCGGCATCGAGCACGAGGGCTGGGTGGACGAACCGTCCTACTTCACCGACGTCATGTACGAGGCCTCCGCCCGGCTCACCGCCGCGATCTGCGCCCGGCACGGGATACCCACGGACCGCACGCACATCATCGGGCACCACGAGGTGCCGGGCAGCGACCACACCGATCCCGGGCCGCACTGGGACTGGGCCCGCTACATACGGCTGGTCAGGGCCGCCTGA
- the xylA gene encoding xylose isomerase — MSYQPTPEDRFTFGLWTVGWQGRDPFGDATRSALDPVETVQRLAELGAHGVTFHDDDLIPFGSSDTEREAHIKRFREALDATGMKVPMATTNLFTHPVFKDGGFTANDRDVRRYALRKTIRNIDLAVELGAETYVAWGGREGAESGGAKDVRNALDRMKEAFDLLGDYVTSQGYDIKFAIEPKPNEPRGDILLPTVGHALAFIERLERPELYGVNPEVGHEQMAGLNFPHGIAQALWAGKLFHIDLNGQSGIKYDQDLRFGAGDLRSAFWLVDLLESAGYTGPRHFDFKPPRTEDFDGVWESAAGCMRNYLILKERATAFRADPEVQEALRAARLDELAQPTAADGVKGLLADRSAFEEFDVDAAAARGMAFERLDQLAMDHLLGARG; from the coding sequence ATGAGCTACCAGCCCACCCCCGAGGACAGGTTCACCTTCGGTTTGTGGACCGTCGGCTGGCAGGGACGGGACCCGTTCGGCGACGCCACCCGCAGCGCCCTCGACCCGGTCGAGACGGTGCAGCGCCTGGCCGAGCTCGGCGCCCACGGCGTCACCTTCCACGACGACGACCTGATCCCCTTCGGGTCCTCCGACACCGAGCGCGAGGCGCACATCAAGCGCTTCCGCGAGGCCCTCGACGCCACCGGCATGAAGGTGCCCATGGCGACGACCAACCTCTTCACCCACCCCGTCTTCAAGGACGGCGGCTTCACGGCCAACGACCGCGACGTGCGCCGCTACGCCCTCCGCAAGACGATCCGCAACATCGACCTGGCCGTGGAGCTCGGCGCCGAGACCTACGTCGCCTGGGGTGGCCGTGAGGGCGCCGAGTCCGGTGGCGCCAAGGACGTCCGGAACGCGCTGGACCGCATGAAGGAGGCGTTCGACCTCCTCGGCGACTACGTCACCTCCCAGGGCTACGACATCAAGTTCGCGATCGAGCCCAAGCCGAACGAGCCGCGCGGCGACATCCTGCTCCCCACCGTCGGCCACGCGCTGGCGTTCATCGAGCGCCTCGAGCGTCCCGAGCTGTACGGCGTCAACCCCGAGGTCGGCCACGAGCAGATGGCCGGACTCAACTTCCCGCACGGCATCGCCCAGGCGCTGTGGGCGGGCAAGCTGTTCCACATCGACCTCAACGGCCAGTCCGGCATCAAGTACGACCAGGACCTGCGCTTCGGCGCCGGCGACCTGCGTTCCGCCTTCTGGCTGGTCGACCTCCTGGAGAGCGCCGGTTACACCGGTCCCCGGCACTTCGACTTCAAGCCGCCGCGGACCGAGGACTTCGACGGCGTGTGGGAGTCGGCGGCGGGCTGCATGCGCAACTACCTGATCCTCAAGGAGCGCGCCACGGCCTTCCGTGCCGACCCGGAGGTCCAGGAGGCCCTGCGCGCCGCCCGTCTGGACGAGCTCGCCCAGCCGACCGCGGCGGACGGCGTCAAGGGCCTGCTCGCCGACCGTTCGGCCTTCGAGGAGTTCGACGTCGACGCGGCCGCCGCGCGCGGGATGGCGTTCGAGCGCCTCGACCAGCTCGCGATGGATCACCTGCTGGGCGCCCGCGGCTGA
- a CDS encoding ROK family transcriptional regulator, translated as MTAPLHEVQPAGAGRALPDTQQGMRRRNLARVMHTVSADGPLSRAAVASRIGLTRAAVSTLVDELIRSGLLEELGPERPGRVGRPGSALAVSAHGPAGIGAEIGVDHLAVCAVDLRGEVRARAVRHATNRGRAAEPVLAELGELVDQVVAEAGGEGLWPAGLAVAVPGLVARDARTVVRAPNLDWRDSDVGELLATDLPLTVGNEANFGALAELWLGDGTPQDFLHVSAEIGIGAAVVVDGALLHGTRGFAGELGHMPVQPEGPACPCGGRGCLEQYAGEEAVLRAAGLEPGEDRVGLLAERAADGDEDVRGALREAGTALGIALTGAVNLLDPRTVVLGGALAGLAPWLLPSLESELDRRTAGPACPVSVSRLGSEGPLLGAAHAVVRAVLDDPASVAQRA; from the coding sequence ATGACCGCACCGCTGCACGAGGTCCAGCCGGCGGGTGCCGGGCGCGCGCTGCCCGACACCCAGCAGGGCATGCGCCGCCGCAATCTCGCCCGGGTGATGCACACGGTCAGCGCCGACGGGCCGCTCTCGCGCGCGGCCGTGGCCTCCCGCATCGGGCTGACCCGCGCGGCGGTGTCCACGCTCGTCGACGAGCTGATCCGCTCGGGCCTGCTGGAGGAGCTGGGCCCCGAGCGGCCCGGCCGGGTCGGCCGACCCGGGTCGGCGCTCGCGGTCAGCGCGCACGGGCCGGCCGGGATCGGCGCGGAGATCGGCGTCGACCATCTCGCCGTGTGCGCCGTCGATCTGCGCGGCGAGGTGCGGGCCCGGGCCGTGCGCCATGCCACGAACCGGGGCCGGGCCGCCGAGCCGGTGCTCGCCGAACTCGGCGAACTCGTCGACCAGGTCGTCGCGGAGGCGGGTGGCGAAGGGTTGTGGCCGGCCGGTCTGGCGGTGGCCGTGCCGGGTCTGGTGGCCCGCGACGCCCGGACGGTCGTCCGAGCCCCCAACCTCGACTGGCGGGACAGCGACGTCGGCGAACTGCTCGCCACCGACCTCCCCCTCACCGTGGGCAACGAGGCCAACTTCGGTGCTCTGGCCGAACTGTGGCTGGGTGACGGCACACCGCAGGACTTCCTGCACGTATCGGCGGAGATCGGTATCGGTGCCGCCGTCGTCGTGGACGGAGCACTGCTGCACGGGACCCGCGGGTTCGCGGGCGAGCTCGGGCACATGCCCGTCCAGCCCGAAGGACCCGCGTGTCCGTGCGGAGGCCGTGGCTGCCTCGAGCAGTACGCGGGCGAGGAGGCGGTGCTGCGCGCGGCCGGGCTGGAACCGGGCGAGGACCGGGTCGGGCTGCTGGCCGAGCGGGCCGCCGACGGGGACGAGGACGTACGGGGCGCGCTGCGCGAGGCGGGCACCGCGCTCGGCATCGCGCTGACCGGCGCCGTCAATCTGCTCGACCCCCGCACGGTGGTGCTCGGCGGCGCCCTGGCCGGGCTCGCGCCGTGGCTCCTGCCGTCGCTGGAGTCGGAACTGGACCGGCGCACCGCGGGCCCGGCCTGCCCGGTGTCCGTGTCCCGGCTGGGTTCCGAAGGGCCTCTGCTGGGGGCCGCGCACGCGGTCGTGCGGGCGGTGCTGGACGACCCCGCCTCGGTGGCACAGCGGGCCTGA
- a CDS encoding SulP family inorganic anion transporter, with protein MTSGARRVWTRIASLLPDRDDLGDVRRDPRRDLLAGLTVAIVALPLALGFGVSSGLGAEAGLATAVVAGALAAVFGGSNLQVSGPTGAMTVVLVPIVGTYGPTGVLTVGLMAGVMLIALAVLRAGKYMQYVPAPVVEGFTLGIACVIGLQQIPNALGVPEPEGDRVLVVTWRAVEEFAHSPNWTAVGLAAAVAALMLAGARWRPTVPFSIVAVIAATAVAQLTHLDAAKPIGDLPSGLPAPTLAFLDPSALGSLLAPAVAVAALAALESLLSASVADGMTVGQRHDPDRELFGQGLANIAAPMFGGVPATGAIARTAVNVRTGATSRLAALTHAAVLAVIVFAAAPLVSRIPLAALAGVLLATAIRMVEVGSLRAMARATRSDALILVLTAVATLALDLVYAVIIGLVVAGALALRAVARQARLDQVPLDRGDHSAEEHALLAEHIVAYRIDGPLFFAAAHRFLLELTEVADVRVVILRMSRVSTMDATGALVLKDAVEKLTRRGILVLASGVRPDQRKVLDSVGALDLLQPDGRAYDTTPEAIRAARDHLELTGILTPGRAGREPVPTQGPREEPT; from the coding sequence ATGACCTCCGGTGCCCGCCGGGTGTGGACCCGGATCGCCTCGCTGCTGCCGGACCGGGACGACCTCGGGGACGTACGACGCGACCCGCGCCGGGACCTCCTCGCGGGGCTGACCGTCGCGATCGTGGCCCTGCCGCTCGCCCTCGGCTTCGGGGTCTCCTCCGGCCTGGGCGCGGAGGCCGGCCTGGCCACCGCCGTCGTCGCGGGCGCCCTCGCCGCCGTCTTCGGCGGGTCGAACCTCCAGGTCTCCGGACCCACGGGCGCCATGACCGTCGTCCTCGTCCCGATCGTCGGCACGTACGGGCCGACCGGCGTGCTGACCGTGGGACTCATGGCCGGCGTGATGCTCATCGCGCTGGCCGTCCTGCGGGCCGGCAAGTACATGCAGTACGTGCCCGCTCCGGTGGTCGAGGGTTTCACCCTCGGCATCGCCTGCGTCATCGGCCTCCAGCAGATCCCCAACGCCCTCGGCGTGCCCGAGCCGGAGGGCGACCGGGTGCTGGTGGTCACCTGGCGGGCGGTCGAGGAGTTCGCCCACTCCCCGAACTGGACCGCCGTCGGCCTCGCGGCCGCCGTGGCCGCGCTCATGCTCGCCGGTGCCCGGTGGCGGCCGACGGTCCCCTTCTCCATCGTCGCGGTGATCGCCGCGACCGCCGTCGCCCAGCTCACGCACCTGGACGCCGCGAAGCCGATCGGCGACCTCCCGTCCGGCCTGCCCGCCCCGACCCTCGCCTTCCTGGACCCGAGCGCCCTGGGCTCCCTGCTCGCCCCCGCCGTCGCGGTCGCCGCCCTCGCCGCGCTGGAGTCCCTGCTGTCGGCGTCCGTCGCGGACGGCATGACCGTCGGGCAGCGGCACGACCCCGACCGGGAACTGTTCGGGCAGGGCCTGGCCAACATCGCCGCCCCCATGTTCGGCGGCGTCCCCGCGACCGGCGCCATCGCCCGCACCGCCGTCAACGTCCGCACGGGCGCGACCTCGCGGCTCGCCGCCCTCACCCACGCCGCCGTCCTGGCCGTCATCGTCTTCGCCGCGGCACCCCTCGTCTCCAGGATTCCGCTGGCCGCGCTGGCGGGCGTGCTGCTGGCCACCGCGATCCGCATGGTCGAGGTCGGCTCGCTGCGGGCCATGGCCCGGGCCACCCGGTCCGACGCGCTGATCCTCGTCCTCACCGCCGTCGCCACGCTGGCCCTGGACCTCGTGTACGCCGTGATCATCGGCCTCGTCGTGGCCGGCGCCCTCGCCCTGCGCGCGGTGGCCCGGCAGGCCCGCCTCGACCAGGTCCCGCTGGACCGGGGCGACCACAGCGCCGAGGAACACGCACTGCTCGCCGAGCACATCGTGGCGTACCGCATCGACGGCCCCCTGTTCTTCGCGGCGGCGCACCGCTTCCTGCTGGAACTGACCGAGGTCGCCGACGTCCGGGTGGTCATCCTGCGCATGTCGCGGGTGTCGACGATGGACGCGACCGGCGCCCTCGTCCTGAAGGACGCGGTCGAGAAACTGACCCGCCGCGGCATCCTCGTCCTGGCGTCCGGCGTACGCCCCGACCAGCGGAAGGTCCTGGACTCCGTGGGCGCGCTGGACCTGCTGCAGCCCGACGGCCGCGCGTACGACACCACCCCGGAGGCGATCCGCGCCGCCCGCGACCACCTGGAGCTGACGGGCATCCTCACCCCGGGGAGGGCGGGGAGAGAGCCGGTCCCGACCCAGGGGCCTCGCGAGGAGCCCACCTGA
- the xylB gene encoding xylulokinase translates to MSAAEGPLVVGVDTSTQSTKALVVDVSTGRVVASGQAPHTVTSGAGRESDPRQWYDALCEALRQCGEPAREAAAVSIGGQQHGLVTLDERGEPVRPALLWNDVRSAPQAERLTEELGGAKVWADRTGSVPTASFTVTKWAWLAEHEPESVRATRAVRLPHDYLTERLTGEGTTDRGDVSGTGWWASGTEQYDPQILEHVGLDPALLPRVVRPGEVAGTVRDSHDLPFSKGTLVAPGTGDNAAAALGLGLLPGAPVLSLGTSGTVYAVSRRRPADPTGTVAGFADAHGDWLPLACTLNCTLAVDKLAALLGRDREAVEPVSGLTFLPFLDGERTPNLPHASGVLHGLRHDTTGGQLLQAAYDGAVHALLGALDLVLDEDADRSAPLLLIGGGARGTAWQQTVRRLSGRPVQVPEAKELVALGAAAQAAGLLTGEDPAAVARRWNTARGPVLDAVERDDETLARISGVLSDAAPLLERSPEAH, encoded by the coding sequence ATGTCAGCAGCCGAGGGTCCGCTCGTCGTCGGCGTGGACACGTCCACCCAGTCCACCAAGGCGCTGGTCGTCGACGTGTCCACCGGGCGGGTCGTCGCGAGCGGCCAGGCGCCGCACACCGTCACCTCGGGCGCGGGCCGCGAGAGCGACCCCCGCCAGTGGTACGACGCGCTGTGCGAGGCGCTGCGTCAGTGCGGCGAGCCCGCGCGCGAGGCGGCCGCCGTGTCGATCGGCGGCCAGCAGCACGGCCTGGTCACGCTGGACGAGCGGGGCGAGCCGGTGCGTCCGGCCCTGCTGTGGAACGACGTGCGCTCGGCGCCCCAGGCCGAGCGCCTGACGGAGGAGCTGGGCGGTGCGAAGGTCTGGGCGGACCGGACGGGCTCCGTCCCGACGGCCTCGTTCACGGTGACGAAGTGGGCGTGGCTCGCCGAGCACGAGCCGGAGTCGGTGCGGGCCACCCGGGCCGTGCGCCTCCCCCACGACTACCTGACCGAGCGCCTGACCGGTGAGGGCACCACGGACCGCGGCGACGTCTCCGGCACGGGCTGGTGGGCGTCCGGGACGGAGCAGTACGACCCCCAGATCCTGGAGCACGTCGGGCTGGACCCGGCACTGCTGCCGCGTGTGGTGCGGCCCGGAGAGGTCGCGGGCACCGTGCGCGACAGCCACGACCTGCCGTTCTCCAAGGGCACCCTGGTGGCGCCCGGCACCGGTGACAACGCGGCGGCGGCGCTGGGCCTCGGCCTGCTCCCCGGCGCGCCGGTCCTGAGCCTCGGCACGTCGGGCACCGTGTACGCCGTGTCGCGGCGGCGTCCGGCGGACCCCACCGGCACGGTGGCGGGCTTCGCCGACGCGCACGGCGACTGGCTGCCGCTGGCCTGCACGCTGAACTGCACCCTCGCCGTCGACAAGCTCGCCGCCCTCCTCGGCCGCGACCGGGAGGCCGTGGAGCCGGTCTCGGGCCTGACGTTCCTGCCCTTCCTGGACGGCGAGCGCACCCCGAACCTGCCACACGCGTCGGGTGTGCTGCACGGCCTGCGCCACGACACGACCGGCGGCCAGCTCCTCCAGGCCGCCTACGACGGTGCCGTGCACGCACTGCTCGGCGCCCTGGACCTGGTGCTGGACGAGGACGCGGACCGTTCGGCGCCGCTGCTGCTGATCGGCGGCGGCGCCCGGGGCACCGCCTGGCAGCAGACCGTGCGCCGGCTGTCGGGACGCCCGGTCCAGGTACCGGAGGCCAAGGAGCTGGTCGCGCTGGGTGCCGCCGCCCAGGCCGCCGGGCTGCTGACCGGCGAGGACCCGGCCGCGGTCGCCCGACGCTGGAACACCGCGCGCGGGCCGGTGCTGGACGCCGTGGAGCGGGACGACGAGACGCTGGCCCGGATCAGCGGGGTACTCTCCGACGCGGCCCCGCTGCTGGAGCGGAGCCCCGAGGCGCACTGA